In a single window of the Dreissena polymorpha isolate Duluth1 chromosome 3, UMN_Dpol_1.0, whole genome shotgun sequence genome:
- the LOC127873250 gene encoding uncharacterized protein LOC127873250 gives MSSIAFYDVFSDNFSLHKHIKSDTADTEDEESPLPDCESSQSFQNANKFQGPRRPLHGCCMATRKSEVHNGRANINTQLVVDVYTLAPFRVRGFNGPYSQKNNLLLFPVSGRPACRLQNVTMLFSNPNGLAKNLGFCAKSTTKGQRVTCNLLVLHSTGSFVPDGPNHTNYDNDFDKLVRNMFTSPPTTKWHDMFRLPGPMRGIWIGLGLTFTIIAPRPNYRRTFPWSP, from the exons ATACGGCTGACACAGAAGATGAGGAGTCTCCTCTACCAGATTGTGAGAGTTCCCAAAGTTTCCAAAATGCCAACAAGTTTCAAG GACCAAGGCGACCATTGCATGGGTGTTGTATGGCCACTCGGAAATCTGAAGTTCATAATGGGAGAGCAAATATCAACACCCAGTTAGTTGTTGACGTATATACCCTAGCTCCATTTAGGGTCAGAGGATTCAATGGTCCTTATAGTCAGAAAAATAATTTGCTGCTGTTTCCTGTATCTGGCAGACCTGCATGCCGCCTTCAAAATGTTACAATGCTGTTCTCCAATCCAAATGGACTTGCAAAGAACCTTGGGTTTTGTGCAAAATCCACCACAAAAGGTCAAAGAGTAACATGCAACCTACTGGTTCTCCATAGCACTGGTTCTTTTGTACCAGATGGACCAAACCATACTAATTACGACAATGACTTTGACAAATTGGTCAGAAACATGTTCACCAGTCCACCCACAACAAAATGGCACGACATGTTCAGATTGCCTGGACCCATGCGGGGCATCTGGATTGGATTAGGTCTCACTTTTACCATAATTGCCCCAAGACCAAATTACAGGAGGACATTTCCATGGTCACCATAA